One window from the genome of Pseudodesulfovibrio alkaliphilus encodes:
- a CDS encoding FeoA family protein, which yields MSSRRTLAGVPDGESVFVLAVDAGGKARARLESMGIIPGIEVDVLTNGGGPLLVSVGEGRIMVERGVADKVLVA from the coding sequence ATGTCGTCACGAAGGACGCTGGCCGGTGTGCCGGACGGGGAATCCGTATTTGTTTTGGCTGTGGATGCCGGAGGCAAGGCCAGAGCCAGGCTGGAATCCATGGGCATAATTCCCGGGATTGAAGTGGATGTGCTTACCAATGGCGGCGGGCCGCTTCTTGTCTCGGTGGGCGAGGGGCGGATCATGGTCGAGCGCGGCGTGGCCGACAAGGTGCTGGTCGCCTGA
- a CDS encoding DNA-binding protein: protein MEKRNLNTREASDYLKTLGIEFAPQTLEKWRCRGGGPPYKKISMRVYYERTVLDEFASGTTVLRNPAE, encoded by the coding sequence ATGGAAAAGAGAAACCTGAACACGCGGGAAGCGTCCGATTATTTGAAAACGTTGGGGATAGAATTTGCGCCTCAGACATTGGAGAAGTGGCGGTGTCGCGGTGGTGGTCCGCCGTATAAAAAAATCTCCATGCGCGTGTACTATGAGCGAACCGTATTGGATGAATTTGCCAGCGGCACAACCGTTCTTCGTAATCCTGCGGAGTAG
- a CDS encoding Fur family transcriptional regulator, which translates to MKEALKTFKDYLAANKLKLTRQRLLIFKVFLSQDSMLTSEGLLRKVVEMDATISRSSVYRTVRHLHQSGVARCIRLSDGTTRYEPMGDHHSKMICERCGRQFPLINPYLDCLQRESARQQRFTLFHCQTVLHGLCHECTNATNGVPGSPCEAVCDTTREKP; encoded by the coding sequence GTGAAAGAGGCACTTAAGACATTTAAGGATTATCTGGCTGCCAACAAGCTCAAGCTGACACGGCAGCGCCTGCTCATCTTCAAGGTCTTCCTGAGTCAGGACTCCATGCTGACCTCTGAAGGATTGCTGCGCAAGGTTGTGGAGATGGATGCCACCATCAGCAGATCCTCGGTCTACCGGACGGTCAGACATCTTCACCAGTCCGGCGTGGCCCGCTGCATCCGGCTATCCGACGGAACCACCCGCTACGAACCCATGGGCGACCACCACAGCAAGATGATCTGCGAGCGGTGCGGTCGCCAGTTCCCACTCATCAACCCCTATCTCGATTGCCTCCAGCGCGAGTCGGCGCGCCAGCAGCGGTTCACCCTCTTCCACTGCCAGACAGTACTGCACGGCCTTTGCCACGAGTGTACGAATGCAACCAACGGTGTCCCGGGCAGCCCCTGCGAGGCGGTCTGCGACACGACACGGGAGAAGCCATGA
- a CDS encoding Fur family transcriptional regulator produces the protein MKSARQVFMEYLGDNGMSMTHQRRVIVETFLESEGHFTAEQLYTRVSSQVPDIGQATVYRTLKLLVESGLADAFDLGEGVTLYEHHYGHAHHDHLVCVECGRKVEIVDETIERRQAAVAQEHGFTLTRHRMVLYGLCPGCSGTG, from the coding sequence ATGAAATCGGCAAGACAGGTGTTCATGGAGTATCTGGGCGACAACGGGATGAGCATGACCCACCAGCGCAGGGTGATCGTTGAGACGTTCCTCGAAAGCGAGGGGCACTTCACGGCGGAACAGCTCTATACTCGTGTGAGCAGTCAGGTGCCTGACATCGGCCAGGCAACGGTCTACCGGACCCTCAAGCTGCTTGTGGAGTCCGGTCTGGCCGATGCCTTTGACCTGGGCGAGGGGGTGACGCTTTACGAACACCACTATGGCCATGCCCATCACGATCATCTTGTTTGTGTCGAATGCGGGCGCAAGGTCGAGATCGTGGATGAAACCATTGAGCGCAGGCAGGCCGCTGTGGCCCAAGAGCACGGATTCACGCTGACCCGGCACCGCATGGTGCTCTACGGCCTCTGTCCCGGGTGTTCCGGGACAGGCTAG
- a CDS encoding glycosyltransferase family 2 protein, protein MNKVSPDQGGASVGREGYAMASGNTGASVWMKGFLAASLMVLLALLVFNSLLYAGKVHLSLSMPLNAVWRAGVYLLILVNLGVLAWRVYLVLRYRPAPHCADEELVSCTVIIPAYNEGRQVLDTLRSVMASDYPADKLQVICVDDGSKDDTWLWMHRGGEEFGDRVELIRAPRNQGKRHALNHGFLRATGNVIVTIDSDSEIETTTLRSIVSVFCRNPRVGAVAGNVRVLNTRQGIIPKMLDVAFTYSFDFIRASQSTFNTVMCTPGALSAYDAALVMKIRETWLRQTFLGQPANIGEDRAMTNLILKEGRLVHFQSDAVVYTNVPVKYRGLCKMMLRWARSNIRETIALSRFGFTRFRPEPVLGAQVDLSHQWLRLTCNELLKLGLVSSLINWPGATLYGLAVGMLLASIMPAFLHLLRYRSPACLWAFPYTVLMLFGLTWISLYALLTPHKNGWLTRDLAAAPLPAQERLWRDEAA, encoded by the coding sequence ATGAACAAGGTATCACCCGATCAGGGAGGCGCGAGCGTCGGCCGCGAAGGGTATGCCATGGCTTCTGGCAACACCGGGGCCTCCGTCTGGATGAAGGGGTTTCTGGCCGCGAGTCTCATGGTGCTCCTGGCACTGCTCGTATTCAACTCCCTGCTCTACGCGGGCAAGGTACACCTGTCGCTGTCCATGCCCCTGAACGCCGTCTGGCGGGCCGGGGTCTATCTGCTCATCCTGGTCAACCTGGGTGTGCTCGCGTGGCGCGTCTACCTCGTGCTGCGTTATCGCCCGGCGCCCCACTGCGCCGACGAGGAGCTTGTCTCCTGCACCGTCATCATCCCGGCATACAATGAAGGCCGCCAAGTGCTCGATACCTTGCGCAGCGTCATGGCCAGCGACTATCCGGCCGACAAGCTGCAGGTTATCTGCGTGGACGACGGAAGCAAGGATGACACATGGCTGTGGATGCACCGCGGGGGCGAGGAGTTCGGCGACCGTGTCGAACTGATCCGCGCTCCAAGAAATCAGGGCAAGCGCCACGCACTGAATCATGGTTTTTTGCGCGCCACAGGCAACGTCATCGTAACCATTGATTCTGATTCCGAAATCGAAACCACGACCCTGCGCTCCATCGTCAGCGTCTTCTGCCGCAATCCGCGGGTGGGGGCCGTGGCGGGCAACGTCCGGGTGCTCAACACCCGCCAGGGCATCATCCCCAAGATGCTCGACGTGGCCTTCACCTACTCCTTCGACTTCATCCGCGCCTCCCAGAGCACCTTCAATACGGTCATGTGCACCCCGGGTGCCCTCTCGGCCTACGACGCCGCCCTGGTCATGAAGATACGCGAAACATGGCTGCGACAGACCTTTCTGGGCCAACCCGCCAATATCGGCGAGGACAGGGCAATGACCAACCTCATTCTCAAAGAGGGGCGGTTGGTCCATTTCCAGAGCGATGCCGTGGTCTACACGAATGTGCCCGTCAAATATCGCGGCCTATGCAAGATGATGCTGCGCTGGGCGCGTTCCAACATTCGCGAGACCATCGCCTTGAGCCGCTTCGGCTTTACCCGGTTCCGCCCCGAGCCGGTACTGGGCGCCCAGGTGGACCTCTCCCACCAATGGCTGCGACTGACCTGCAACGAGCTGCTCAAGCTCGGGCTTGTCTCCTCCCTGATCAACTGGCCGGGCGCGACCCTCTACGGCTTGGCTGTGGGCATGCTCCTCGCCTCCATCATGCCCGCCTTCCTCCATCTGCTCAGGTATCGCTCGCCAGCCTGCCTCTGGGCTTTCCCCTACACGGTGTTGATGCTCTTTGGACTGACCTGGATCAGCCTCTACGCCCTGCTCACCCCGCACAAGAACGGCTGGCTCACCCGTGACCTCGCCGCCGCCCCGCTTCCCGCGCAGGAAAGACTGTGGCGGGATGAAGCGGCCTGA
- a CDS encoding helix-turn-helix domain-containing protein, protein MANHLKTGQRFNPYRLFNGMFLPNLVARTRLLSPTDKLVWARLCQFAGGNGLCFPSFTRIAHELGISRSGAIKSVKSLVDKGFLEKHIPSGAELGNQKTNRYYFLWHPIFDEPFNAPGTHCVPGAASGNAPSIQNEPILVHPVDQPGLQSGPKEVHEENQKNTTTTTHSQSEDQGSEESRGGCSSSLCEKQNRYIDLKVKRTVAEGEIRKSSERLRTSLIRKAAQGILDMSDFDELIRWNRDNMKNAEAVLHETNNIQHEKETLHSKLQEISMKARVWWETISSEHPAKCESKPHIYSEDIWIRIMFSKYESIE, encoded by the coding sequence ATGGCAAACCACCTCAAAACAGGGCAACGGTTCAATCCGTATCGTTTGTTCAACGGTATGTTTCTTCCGAACCTTGTTGCCAGGACAAGGCTATTATCCCCCACTGACAAGCTTGTTTGGGCACGTCTATGCCAGTTTGCTGGGGGAAATGGGCTTTGCTTTCCATCCTTCACCAGAATCGCCCATGAATTAGGTATCTCCAGGAGTGGCGCGATAAAAAGTGTGAAGTCCCTCGTTGATAAGGGGTTCTTGGAAAAGCATATACCCAGCGGTGCGGAACTAGGTAATCAGAAGACGAATCGGTACTACTTCTTGTGGCATCCTATTTTCGATGAACCGTTCAATGCTCCTGGTACACACTGTGTACCAGGAGCTGCTTCTGGCAATGCTCCCAGTATACAAAATGAACCAATCCTAGTTCACCCTGTAGACCAGCCCGGTTTACAGAGTGGACCCAAAGAGGTTCATGAAGAGAATCAAAAGAATACTACCACCACTACACATTCCCAAAGTGAGGACCAAGGTTCTGAAGAGTCGCGTGGTGGTTGTAGTTCTTCTTTGTGTGAGAAGCAAAACCGATACATCGATTTGAAGGTCAAGCGCACTGTTGCCGAAGGTGAGATTCGAAAGAGCAGTGAGCGACTGAGAACATCTCTCATCCGAAAGGCAGCACAAGGAATACTGGATATGTCAGATTTTGATGAACTGATCCGATGGAACCGAGATAACATGAAAAATGCAGAGGCAGTGCTTCATGAAACAAACAATATTCAACATGAGAAAGAAACTCTTCACAGTAAGTTGCAAGAAATTTCTATGAAAGCGCGAGTATGGTGGGAAACAATATCTTCTGAGCATCCTGCAAAATGCGAAAGTAAGCCACACATTTATTCTGAAGACATTTGGATTAGAATAATGTTCTCAAAATATGAGTCAATCGAATAG
- a CDS encoding tyrosine-type recombinase/integrase: protein MALGNGTRKRVDPHRWPGVYGYSSNTRRVDGKPDVCYYITYKVDGRKIWEKVGWKGEGYSPQTADELRSERVKKARHGNTVKTQKEIRQEERQRNRTVDEIAEAYFKNRDTGRQSVKIDKGRYENHVSPILGKLTPRKLTPLDAQKVETQMQGLSAASIWGALEMLRRVINFGVYSNLCERLPFKIKMPKRDNEVVEYLKPKQLECLFGVLDKWPSRDVVRMLRLAMLTGMRRGEIYKLRDEDLHFEQALIVLQKPKGGQTVSIPMSGPVSKLFMRQLEWRDMTSPGSPYVFPGRGGAQRVNSSAVNRIKEEAKLPKNFRIFHGLRHHYAVTLANSGEFSLDMIGELLTHKDRDMTKRYGQFLPDTKKKASERAASLIMKR, encoded by the coding sequence ATGGCACTCGGGAATGGAACGCGAAAGAGAGTTGATCCCCATCGCTGGCCTGGGGTTTACGGGTATTCGAGCAATACGCGGCGTGTCGATGGCAAGCCTGATGTTTGCTACTATATTACTTATAAGGTCGATGGCAGGAAGATTTGGGAAAAAGTCGGATGGAAGGGGGAAGGGTATTCCCCGCAAACGGCAGACGAGCTGCGCTCTGAGCGCGTGAAAAAAGCTCGGCACGGCAACACGGTCAAGACGCAAAAGGAAATCCGTCAGGAAGAGCGTCAGCGCAATAGAACAGTGGACGAGATCGCCGAGGCCTACTTCAAAAATCGCGACACAGGGAGACAAAGCGTCAAGATCGATAAAGGGCGTTATGAAAACCATGTGTCCCCGATATTGGGAAAACTGACTCCACGAAAGTTGACCCCTCTAGATGCGCAGAAAGTCGAAACTCAAATGCAGGGGTTGTCTGCCGCTTCAATCTGGGGAGCTTTGGAGATGTTGCGCAGAGTGATCAATTTTGGTGTTTATTCGAATCTCTGTGAACGGCTTCCGTTCAAGATCAAGATGCCCAAGCGTGACAACGAGGTTGTCGAATACCTCAAGCCCAAGCAGCTTGAGTGTCTTTTCGGTGTGCTTGATAAATGGCCGTCAAGGGATGTGGTCAGGATGCTGCGTTTGGCTATGCTTACGGGTATGCGGCGCGGAGAGATTTACAAGCTTCGCGATGAGGACTTGCATTTTGAACAAGCTCTGATCGTGCTGCAAAAACCAAAGGGAGGGCAGACGGTTTCTATCCCAATGAGTGGCCCGGTTTCCAAGTTGTTTATGAGGCAACTTGAATGGCGTGATATGACTTCCCCTGGTTCGCCTTATGTCTTTCCTGGGCGTGGGGGTGCGCAGAGAGTGAATAGCAGTGCTGTCAATCGCATCAAAGAAGAAGCGAAGTTGCCTAAGAATTTCCGCATATTCCATGGACTACGGCATCACTACGCTGTCACCCTTGCAAATTCAGGTGAATTTTCTCTCGATATGATTGGTGAGTTGTTAACTCACAAAGATCGGGACATGACGAAAAGGTATGGTCAGTTTTTGCCAGACACCAAGAAGAAGGCCAGTGAACGTGCTGCTTCTTTGATAATGAAAAGGTAG
- the feoB gene encoding ferrous iron transport protein B: MSSSLLVALAGQPNCGKSTVFNMLTGARQHVANYPGVTVEKKTGFFSLGDLRVELVDLPGTYSLTSYSLEERVARDFLLNDNPGVVIDVADASNLKRNLYLTIQLLEMEVPTVVALNMMDVATRRGQSLDVARLEELLGVPVVPTVAKKGEGKEAIRMAVENAHADKRVAPFVVDYGPLEPRIEDISILLGKEPTLGAQYPLRWLAVKLLEKDQEAEALLRRAHSEPQAVMDAVTKARAGFLESEGRDIERQVAYARHTAAGRIAREVVAVEEGRGRSLSDRADRFICHRVLGPVILILILLALYQVSIVFGGWLAVEVWPLWGGIENLVSDLLPEAGFIEDPLVRSLGEWVVKSMTAILNYLPIFILLFAFIAALEDSGYMPRMAFILDRLFRRFGLHGQSTLPMILGGVYVGGCAIPGVMATKAIPDERARLATILIVPMMNCLAKVPLYLILIDAYFPQAGGLAMFFIATVTLFMALPVAKALSMTVLRKKEHAPFIMEMPPYHVPTMGGVMRRSIERTWLFLKKIITVVAAVAVVVFVLINFPGLSETRAAHFAAEEKAAIDAFMAEVDKTEYKGVITRDDVLGIILFDEALKQAKVGVTDQAVSDTINARFDAANPVYSAVVRRQGDDGRTLNRELRKVISTRKQLRREIRTERFEGSFLGVLGRAIEPVTQYAGFNWRINIALLSAFAAKENSAATLGSIYGIDGSGLSVEESMKQAEAGFTPLHALALMLFMALYPPCIPTSIMVRHQANSTKWMLFSIGYQSLLGLFVAVLVFSGGSMLSLSGFQAMWAFYALCVAVTVIMALIPTREEARTTVVDGKEICKNKCS; this comes from the coding sequence ATGAGTTCGAGCCTTCTGGTCGCATTGGCAGGGCAGCCCAACTGCGGCAAATCAACGGTTTTCAACATGCTCACCGGAGCCCGTCAGCATGTTGCCAACTATCCTGGCGTGACCGTCGAGAAGAAGACGGGATTTTTTTCATTGGGCGACTTGCGGGTCGAACTGGTGGACTTGCCCGGAACTTACAGCCTGACCTCGTATTCCCTTGAAGAACGGGTGGCTCGGGATTTTTTGCTTAACGACAACCCCGGCGTGGTCATCGACGTTGCCGATGCCTCCAATCTCAAGCGCAATCTCTACCTCACCATCCAGCTACTCGAGATGGAGGTGCCCACTGTGGTGGCGCTGAACATGATGGACGTGGCCACCCGGCGCGGGCAGAGTCTGGATGTCGCCAGACTTGAGGAGCTTCTCGGCGTCCCTGTGGTGCCGACGGTGGCCAAGAAAGGGGAAGGCAAGGAGGCCATCCGCATGGCCGTGGAGAATGCCCATGCCGACAAGAGGGTGGCTCCGTTCGTGGTGGATTACGGCCCTCTTGAGCCGCGCATTGAGGATATTTCGATTTTGCTGGGCAAAGAGCCGACCCTGGGTGCGCAGTATCCCTTGCGCTGGCTGGCGGTGAAGCTGCTGGAGAAGGACCAGGAAGCCGAGGCACTGCTGCGCCGGGCGCATTCGGAACCGCAGGCCGTGATGGATGCGGTGACAAAGGCGCGGGCCGGATTCCTCGAAAGCGAGGGCCGCGACATCGAGCGCCAGGTTGCCTATGCCAGGCATACCGCCGCCGGACGCATTGCCCGTGAGGTGGTGGCGGTCGAGGAGGGCAGGGGGCGCTCACTGTCGGACAGAGCGGATCGGTTCATATGCCATCGCGTTTTGGGGCCGGTCATTCTCATTCTTATTCTGCTGGCATTGTACCAGGTTTCCATCGTCTTCGGAGGATGGCTGGCCGTTGAAGTGTGGCCCTTGTGGGGAGGCATCGAAAACCTGGTTTCCGATCTGCTGCCCGAAGCAGGTTTCATCGAGGATCCGCTTGTCCGTTCCCTTGGCGAGTGGGTGGTCAAGTCCATGACCGCCATTCTCAATTATCTGCCCATCTTCATCCTGCTCTTCGCCTTTATCGCCGCCCTTGAGGACAGTGGATACATGCCGCGCATGGCCTTTATCCTCGATAGGCTCTTCCGGCGTTTCGGTCTGCACGGACAGTCCACCCTGCCCATGATCCTGGGCGGGGTGTATGTGGGCGGCTGCGCCATACCCGGAGTCATGGCTACCAAGGCCATCCCGGACGAACGCGCCCGGCTGGCTACCATTCTCATCGTGCCGATGATGAACTGCCTGGCCAAGGTTCCGCTCTATCTTATCCTCATTGATGCCTATTTTCCGCAAGCGGGTGGGTTGGCCATGTTCTTCATCGCCACTGTGACCCTGTTCATGGCCCTGCCTGTGGCCAAGGCTCTTTCCATGACCGTGCTGCGCAAGAAGGAACATGCCCCATTCATCATGGAGATGCCGCCCTACCATGTGCCGACCATGGGCGGCGTGATGCGCCGGTCCATTGAGCGCACATGGCTTTTTTTGAAGAAAATCATCACCGTTGTGGCGGCGGTGGCCGTTGTGGTCTTCGTGCTCATCAACTTCCCCGGTCTCAGCGAGACACGCGCGGCGCACTTTGCCGCCGAGGAAAAGGCCGCCATAGACGCCTTTATGGCCGAGGTGGACAAGACCGAATACAAGGGTGTGATCACCCGCGATGATGTGCTGGGTATTATTCTCTTTGACGAGGCCCTCAAGCAGGCCAAAGTCGGCGTTACCGATCAGGCTGTGTCCGACACCATCAATGCGCGCTTCGACGCGGCAAACCCGGTTTACTCCGCCGTGGTCCGGCGGCAGGGAGACGACGGCAGGACGCTGAACCGGGAATTGCGCAAGGTCATCTCAACACGCAAGCAGCTTCGGCGAGAAATTCGCACCGAACGCTTCGAGGGCAGCTTTCTCGGCGTGCTCGGTCGGGCCATTGAGCCTGTCACCCAGTACGCCGGGTTCAACTGGCGCATCAACATCGCGCTTTTGTCCGCCTTTGCGGCCAAGGAAAACAGCGCGGCCACCCTGGGCTCCATCTACGGCATCGACGGTTCCGGCCTGTCCGTGGAGGAGAGCATGAAGCAGGCCGAGGCCGGGTTCACACCGCTGCACGCCCTGGCCCTGATGCTCTTCATGGCCTTGTATCCGCCGTGCATCCCCACTTCGATCATGGTGCGCCATCAGGCCAATTCCACCAAGTGGATGCTGTTCTCCATCGGCTACCAGTCTCTGCTCGGGCTGTTTGTGGCCGTTCTGGTCTTCAGCGGCGGGAGCATGCTCTCGCTGAGCGGGTTCCAGGCCATGTGGGCTTTTTATGCCCTGTGCGTGGCTGTAACCGTGATCATGGCGTTGATCCCCACAAGGGAAGAGGCCCGGACCACCGTGGTGGACGGGAAGGAAATATGCAAAAATAAATGCTCTTAA
- a CDS encoding DUF4198 domain-containing protein, with amino-acid sequence MKKRFIMLLTVACVLAVVSSAFAHFMVVYTPEIAFEQAEDMDVRILFTHPAEAGHMMDMGGVEEFYAVFQRGDSEPKKIDLKGHLKQIEWTNPGSKAPAFAGVIPRKEVRSMGDYVFVMKPGYYFEKEEDLYMQQITKVIMNVGGVPGNWSEPVGLPCEIVPLIKPYAMWTGNVFKAQVLSEGKPVAGAEVEVEFMSHMPDLKTNSMPEASSVEYPHDAFITQTIFSDDNGYITFGIPKAGWWGFAALGIGPDTEHNGKELSQDAVIWVKAVDMK; translated from the coding sequence ATGAAAAAACGGTTCATCATGCTTTTGACCGTGGCCTGCGTGCTTGCCGTGGTCAGCTCGGCCTTTGCCCACTTCATGGTGGTCTACACCCCGGAAATCGCCTTTGAACAGGCTGAAGACATGGATGTCCGCATCCTGTTCACCCATCCCGCCGAAGCCGGACACATGATGGATATGGGCGGCGTGGAGGAGTTCTACGCCGTGTTCCAGCGCGGCGACTCGGAGCCCAAGAAAATCGACCTCAAGGGTCACCTCAAGCAGATCGAATGGACCAATCCCGGCTCCAAGGCTCCCGCCTTCGCGGGCGTGATTCCCAGGAAGGAAGTGCGCTCCATGGGTGACTACGTCTTCGTCATGAAGCCCGGCTACTACTTCGAGAAGGAAGAAGACCTCTACATGCAGCAGATCACCAAGGTGATCATGAACGTGGGCGGAGTGCCCGGCAATTGGTCCGAGCCCGTGGGGCTCCCCTGCGAAATCGTGCCTCTGATCAAGCCCTATGCCATGTGGACCGGCAACGTCTTCAAGGCCCAGGTGCTCTCCGAGGGCAAGCCCGTGGCCGGTGCTGAGGTCGAGGTGGAATTCATGAGCCACATGCCCGACCTCAAGACCAATTCCATGCCCGAGGCTTCTTCCGTCGAGTATCCGCACGACGCCTTCATCACCCAGACCATCTTCTCCGACGACAACGGCTACATCACTTTCGGCATTCCCAAGGCCGGCTGGTGGGGCTTTGCCGCTCTGGGCATCGGTCCCGACACCGAGCATAACGGCAAGGAATTGTCGCAGGACGCCGTTATCTGGGTCAAGGCCGTGGACATGAAGTAA
- a CDS encoding FeoB-associated Cys-rich membrane protein: MDTLIVLIIVAAAGVYLFLRLTGRLSSGKSGCGCGCDCGGPGVCDTSAGADKPEGSKSLDGQGGESGVGGKDAREAGPSGTEEEQGSKGSQ, from the coding sequence ATGGACACACTAATCGTACTCATCATTGTGGCGGCGGCCGGAGTCTATCTATTTCTGCGACTCACGGGCAGACTTTCCTCCGGCAAGTCCGGGTGCGGGTGCGGCTGCGATTGCGGCGGGCCTGGAGTCTGCGATACTTCGGCCGGAGCGGACAAGCCTGAAGGGAGCAAGTCTCTCGATGGCCAGGGCGGTGAGTCCGGGGTCGGCGGGAAAGATGCCCGGGAGGCAGGGCCTTCCGGAACTGAGGAGGAGCAGGGGAGCAAAGGTTCTCAATGA
- a CDS encoding FeoA family protein, which yields MTLDEMKPGARCVMVDLHTDGPLGQRLMDLGFCPGASIEVVRNAPLVDPVVLQLDGYHVSIRHDEAKYVEVKHQ from the coding sequence ATGACACTGGATGAGATGAAACCCGGCGCACGGTGTGTCATGGTTGATCTGCATACCGATGGTCCGCTCGGGCAGCGGCTCATGGACCTTGGGTTCTGCCCGGGGGCGAGCATTGAAGTGGTGCGCAACGCGCCGCTTGTCGATCCCGTGGTGCTGCAACTTGACGGATACCATGTCAGCATTCGGCACGATGAAGCCAAGTATGTCGAGGTGAAGCACCAATGA